One window of the Leptotrichia hongkongensis genome contains the following:
- a CDS encoding DNA-3-methyladenine glycosylase I produces MKKTRCPWAKSENDIIYHDTEWGVPSHDDSYLFEMLILEGFQAGLSWNLILNKRENFRKAFDNFDYKKIAKYDENKLAELAQNEGIVRNKLKIAASVKNALAFMEVQKEFGSFDKYIWNFTDNKQIINNWKEISEAPATTELSDKISKDLKKRGFKFVGSTIVYSFLQAIGIVDDHLISCPYKKSAK; encoded by the coding sequence ATGAAAAAAACTAGATGTCCATGGGCAAAATCTGAAAATGACATTATCTATCATGATACAGAATGGGGAGTCCCTTCCCACGATGATAGTTATCTTTTTGAAATGCTGATATTAGAAGGTTTTCAGGCAGGACTTAGCTGGAATCTTATTTTGAATAAAAGAGAAAATTTTAGAAAGGCTTTTGATAATTTTGATTATAAAAAAATTGCAAAATATGATGAAAATAAATTGGCTGAACTGGCTCAAAATGAAGGAATTGTGAGAAACAAATTAAAAATAGCTGCTTCTGTTAAAAATGCCCTTGCATTTATGGAAGTACAAAAGGAATTTGGCTCATTTGACAAGTACATTTGGAATTTTACAGATAACAAGCAAATTATCAATAACTGGAAAGAAATATCAGAAGCACCTGCTACTACAGAATTATCTGATAAAATCAGCAAAGATTTGAAAAAACGTGGCTTTAAATTCGTTGGCTCTACAATCGTTTATTCTTTCTTACAGGCAATCGGAATAGTTGATGACCACTTAATCAGTTGTCCTTATAAAAAATCAGCTAAATAA
- the prfB gene encoding peptide chain release factor 2 (programmed frameshift) encodes MDLFEIKKQNEINEINIEEIRRHLDIENLKNEIDSLEKKTFEADFWNSENSQEILKTISAKKKLLEEYEKLNGLFEDVSTIIEFIEMGDNSFENELEQKAQDLTNEIDNFKTKLLLDEEYDMNNAILTINSGAGGTEACDWAEMLYRMYDRWANRHDFKVEILDSLAGEEAGIKSVTLNIKGNYAYGYLKGEKGVHRLVRISPFDSNARRHTSFAAVNVTPEIEDDVEIDIRTEDLKIDTYRASGAGGQHVNTTDSAVRITHIPTNTVVTCQNERSQLKNRETAMKILKSKLFELELEKREKEMAELKGTESKIEWGSQIRSYVFQPYKMVKDHRTKAEEGNVEKVMDGDIDLFINEYLKYAKS; translated from the exons ATGGATTTATTTGAAATAAAAAAACAAAACGAAATAAATGAAATTAACATTGAAGAAATTAGGAGGCATCTT GACATTGAAAATTTAAAAAATGAAATTGATAGCTTGGAAAAAAAGACATTTGAAGCAGATTTCTGGAACAGTGAGAATAGTCAAGAAATATTGAAGACTATTAGTGCAAAGAAAAAGTTGCTTGAAGAATACGAGAAATTAAATGGGCTTTTTGAAGATGTTTCCACTATTATTGAGTTTATTGAGATGGGGGACAATTCGTTTGAAAATGAGCTTGAACAGAAGGCACAAGATTTGACAAATGAAATTGATAATTTTAAGACAAAATTACTTTTAGATGAAGAATATGATATGAATAATGCGATTCTTACAATAAATTCAGGGGCTGGTGGAACTGAAGCTTGTGACTGGGCTGAAATGCTTTACAGAATGTACGACAGATGGGCAAATCGGCATGATTTCAAAGTTGAAATCCTTGATAGCCTAGCCGGAGAAGAAGCTGGGATAAAAAGTGTAACATTAAATATAAAAGGGAATTATGCTTATGGATATTTAAAAGGGGAAAAAGGCGTTCACAGGCTTGTCAGAATTTCTCCATTTGACTCTAATGCTAGAAGGCATACTTCGTTTGCTGCAGTTAATGTTACTCCAGAAATAGAAGATGATGTTGAAATTGATATTCGTACAGAAGACTTGAAAATTGATACTTACAGGGCAAGCGGTGCAGGCGGACAGCACGTAAACACAACAGACTCAGCCGTTAGAATCACTCATATTCCTACAAACACAGTAGTTACATGCCAAAATGAACGTTCACAGCTAAAAAACCGTGAAACTGCAATGAAAATATTAAAATCAAAATTATTCGAGCTGGAACTGGAAAAGCGTGAGAAGGAAATGGCGGAATTAAAGGGAACAGAATCAAAAATCGAATGGGGAAGTCAAATCCGTTCGTATGTCTTCCAACCTTATAAAATGGTAAAAGATCACAGAACAAAGGCAGAAGAAGGAAATGTGGAAAAAGTTATGGATGGAGACATTGACTTATTTATAAACGAATATTTAAAATATGCTAAATCATAA
- a CDS encoding 2-hydroxyacid dehydrogenase, with protein sequence MKIVVFDAKPYDIEFFDKWNEKFGADITYFEEKLSLKNVMLTKYQDVVCTFVNDDLNAKVLNILSKNGVRVIAARCAGYNNIDLKAARENRITVLRVPAYSPFAVAEHSLALLMSVNRKTHKAYNRTREGNFSLAGLTGMDLNGKTAGIIGTGRIARIFIKILNGLGMKVIGYDKFPNEQAAKEENFTYVTLDEIFANSDVISLHCPLFPETRHIINKETIAKMKDGVIIINAARGGLIDTEALVEGLKDKKIGGAGLDVYENESSYFFEDESASVLEDDLLARLLSFNNVVLTSHQAFLTKEALDNIAEATFNNILSYVKEEPLTNEVWYNEETGKVVEGLRK encoded by the coding sequence ATGAAAATCGTAGTTTTCGATGCGAAACCTTATGACATTGAATTTTTTGACAAATGGAATGAAAAATTTGGGGCGGATATTACATATTTTGAAGAAAAATTAAGTTTAAAAAATGTAATGCTTACGAAATATCAAGATGTTGTCTGCACTTTCGTAAATGATGACTTAAATGCAAAAGTATTAAATATACTTTCAAAAAATGGTGTAAGAGTTATTGCCGCAAGATGTGCTGGTTATAACAATATCGACTTAAAGGCTGCCCGTGAAAACAGAATTACTGTTTTAAGAGTACCTGCCTACTCACCATTTGCTGTAGCTGAACATTCACTAGCTCTTCTTATGTCAGTAAACAGAAAAACTCACAAAGCCTATAATAGAACAAGGGAAGGTAACTTTAGTTTAGCAGGATTAACTGGAATGGATTTGAACGGAAAAACTGCTGGAATTATAGGAACTGGTAGAATCGCAAGAATTTTTATAAAAATTTTAAATGGACTAGGAATGAAAGTTATTGGTTATGATAAATTTCCTAATGAACAAGCCGCAAAAGAAGAAAACTTCACTTATGTAACATTAGATGAAATATTTGCAAATTCTGATGTAATTTCATTACATTGTCCATTATTCCCTGAAACAAGACACATAATTAACAAAGAAACTATTGCTAAAATGAAAGACGGGGTTATCATCATCAATGCCGCCAGAGGTGGATTAATTGATACTGAGGCTCTCGTTGAAGGATTAAAAGACAAAAAAATCGGCGGAGCAGGACTTGATGTTTATGAAAATGAAAGCAGCTATTTCTTCGAAGATGAATCAGCAAGCGTACTGGAAGATGATTTACTAGCTAGATTATTATCATTTAACAACGTTGTTTTGACTTCTCACCAGGCATTCTTAACAAAAGAAGCATTAGATAATATTGCCGAAGCAACATTTAACAATATTTTATCTTACGTAAAAGAAGAACCATTAACAAACGAAGTTTGGTACAACGAAGAAACTGGTAAAGTTGTTGAAGGTTTGAGAAAATAA
- a CDS encoding Na/Pi cotransporter family protein gives MNGVAVSAINYQQMAFGFLGGLGLFLFCIKYMGDGLQMAAGDRLRYILDKYTTSPFLGVLVGILVTALIQSSSGTTVITIGLVGAGLLTLRQAIGIVMGANIGTTITTFIIGFNITHYALPILFLGAACLFFVKHNFINNLGRILFGFGGIFFALTLMSSAMEPLKHLPAFTELTIKLSNSPVLGVFIGTMITMLVQASSATISILQNVYQENLITLKAALPVLFGDNIGTTITAIIAVIGANTSAKRLALSHTMFNVIGTIIFMILLSPFTMFVQKMAEILHLNPKVTIAFAHGSFNVMTTILLFPFIRVLEYVVVKLIREKDEDQVEHKPKYLDSALIYTPSIALGQVKQEMLSMISIALKSLGRAVEFFHERNEKLAEKVEKREEAINNIDQEITKYLTSLSQEHITEKDGEEISMYLDMCRDVERIGDHAIGIVRDVRYEIKKKLVFTETAHEEVQKLYLISKQIIETAEEALKNNDSEKAFAVVDLHNKLYAKEKEVRKAHISRVSKQECDIKSGLYYIDVVSHFTRIGDHARNLVEKMIESRG, from the coding sequence ATGAACGGAGTAGCAGTTAGTGCAATCAACTATCAGCAGATGGCGTTTGGATTCCTGGGTGGACTGGGACTATTCCTATTTTGTATAAAATATATGGGGGATGGTCTTCAAATGGCAGCTGGAGATAGACTTAGATATATTTTGGATAAATATACCACATCACCATTTTTAGGGGTTCTAGTTGGAATTCTGGTAACAGCTTTGATACAATCAAGTTCAGGAACAACGGTTATTACGATAGGGCTGGTTGGAGCAGGGCTTCTGACTTTAAGGCAAGCTATTGGAATTGTTATGGGAGCCAATATTGGTACAACAATTACGACTTTCATAATTGGATTCAATATAACGCATTATGCATTGCCAATATTATTTTTAGGAGCAGCATGTCTGTTTTTTGTAAAACATAATTTCATAAATAATTTGGGTAGAATTTTATTTGGTTTTGGAGGAATATTTTTTGCATTGACGTTGATGTCGAGTGCAATGGAGCCACTTAAACATTTACCGGCATTTACAGAATTAACAATAAAATTAAGTAATAGTCCAGTTTTAGGAGTATTTATAGGAACAATGATTACAATGCTGGTTCAGGCTTCAAGTGCTACAATTAGTATTTTACAAAATGTGTATCAGGAAAATCTTATAACATTAAAAGCTGCATTGCCTGTACTTTTTGGAGACAATATAGGAACAACAATAACAGCGATAATTGCAGTAATAGGAGCAAATACCTCAGCAAAAAGACTTGCTTTGTCACATACAATGTTTAATGTTATAGGAACAATAATTTTTATGATTTTATTGTCGCCGTTTACAATGTTTGTACAAAAAATGGCGGAGATTCTGCATTTGAATCCAAAAGTGACAATAGCATTTGCACACGGATCATTTAATGTTATGACAACAATTTTATTATTTCCATTCATTAGAGTTTTGGAATACGTTGTTGTAAAATTGATTAGGGAAAAAGATGAAGATCAAGTTGAACATAAACCAAAATATTTAGATTCAGCATTGATTTACACACCTTCAATTGCATTAGGACAGGTAAAACAGGAAATGCTTTCAATGATTTCAATAGCATTAAAGAGCTTAGGAAGAGCAGTTGAATTTTTCCATGAAAGAAATGAAAAATTAGCGGAAAAAGTTGAGAAAAGAGAAGAAGCAATAAATAATATTGATCAAGAAATTACAAAATATTTAACTTCATTGTCACAAGAACATATAACTGAAAAAGATGGAGAGGAAATCAGCATGTATCTTGATATGTGCCGTGATGTAGAACGTATAGGAGATCATGCGATTGGAATTGTACGAGATGTACGGTATGAAATTAAGAAAAAATTAGTATTTACTGAAACAGCTCATGAAGAAGTGCAAAAATTATACTTAATTTCAAAACAAATCATTGAAACGGCTGAAGAAGCTCTTAAAAACAATGATTCAGAAAAAGCTTTTGCAGTAGTAGATTTACACAACAAACTTTACGCAAAGGAGAAGGAAGTAAGAAAAGCACATATAAGCCGTGTAAGCAAACAAGAATGTGACATAAAATCAGGGCTTTATTATATAGATGTTGTATCTCACTTTACAAGAATCGGAGATCATGCTAGAAACTTGGTTGAAAAAATGATTGAAAGTAGAGGATAA
- a CDS encoding TolC family protein: MVGIFLNFKNSKIQILSALLTFSAISFAVNVDDLISQYEKNSYTTKINEKNMRKFDIKEKSLKNGEWNEVSVTSDNNYTLHGAANGLTMQNNVKYGMLYYRNEYNFRSSELTENKIGISKTLNDYFGYSDVNYNKKTNQISRNIQKINDETTKNSEIRDLIDLYKNYKNKQKEIEQEALTLEDTKKDYAIQAKKYELGTASQYDYELAKTEYENSQLKYENLGRELQILGERFTVYNVTLPEKEKLDDLKKIELKKDDFYALRLSEAETIELNSQLNNEQLRKENIDYKYPKLSGDIGYSLKDHSVVVGLSVSKTFKRYNDTVEDLKNEADKLRLQYEQKKNELVSNAGQQMITYTTYQTNELTAQNTMNIKKKEYEIYAKKYELGVDTYSNYVEKRNNYKKAVIDYETAKNELAAFTKKIKYYK; the protein is encoded by the coding sequence ATGGTTGGGATATTTTTGAATTTTAAAAATAGTAAGATACAGATTTTATCAGCATTACTTACGTTTAGTGCGATAAGTTTTGCAGTTAATGTGGATGATTTGATTTCTCAGTATGAAAAAAATTCATATACGACAAAAATTAATGAAAAAAATATGAGAAAGTTTGATATAAAAGAGAAATCTTTGAAAAATGGGGAATGGAATGAAGTCAGTGTAACTTCAGATAATAATTATACATTACACGGAGCAGCAAATGGACTAACTATGCAAAATAATGTAAAGTATGGAATGCTTTATTACAGAAATGAATATAATTTTAGAAGTAGTGAGCTTACAGAAAATAAAATTGGTATTTCTAAAACATTAAACGATTATTTTGGATATAGTGATGTAAATTATAATAAAAAAACTAATCAAATTTCACGAAATATACAGAAAATTAACGATGAAACTACTAAAAATTCTGAAATACGTGATTTGATTGATTTATATAAAAATTATAAGAATAAACAGAAGGAAATTGAACAGGAAGCGCTTACCTTAGAAGATACTAAAAAAGATTATGCTATTCAGGCTAAAAAATATGAGCTGGGGACAGCATCACAGTATGATTATGAACTAGCAAAAACAGAATATGAAAATTCTCAGCTGAAATATGAAAATCTTGGTCGGGAACTGCAAATTTTAGGAGAACGATTTACAGTTTACAATGTAACTTTACCTGAAAAAGAGAAGCTTGATGACCTGAAAAAAATTGAACTGAAAAAGGATGATTTTTATGCTCTTAGACTCTCAGAAGCTGAAACAATAGAATTGAATTCGCAGCTGAACAATGAACAGTTAAGAAAGGAAAATATTGACTATAAGTATCCTAAATTATCAGGAGATATTGGATATTCCTTAAAGGATCATTCTGTTGTTGTCGGATTATCTGTGTCAAAAACTTTTAAAAGATACAATGATACTGTTGAAGATTTGAAAAATGAAGCAGATAAATTGAGATTACAATATGAACAGAAAAAAAATGAACTGGTGTCAAATGCCGGACAGCAGATGATAACTTACACAACCTATCAGACAAATGAATTAACAGCACAAAATACAATGAATATTAAGAAAAAAGAATATGAAATTTATGCTAAGAAGTACGAGTTGGGAGTCGATACATATTCCAACTATGTGGAAAAACGGAATAACTACAAGAAAGCTGTAATAGATTATGAAACAGCCAAAAATGAACTTGCGGCATTTACTAAAAAAATAAAATATTATAAATAG
- a CDS encoding efflux RND transporter periplasmic adaptor subunit: MEINTEFSEIAKTIESKRKESKNKNYFYKFMTIFAVILFATVSCGKKEAESEYEVTTVDRGDISLSVSKNGQVVSDNAVSVFTTSSQRVNKVFFKKGDNVKKGDVVLTFYPVDKNETLRKIQMKTLEIQKYERNIADAQGSLRRKKESKSLEIQQKSRDLHNAEELYKVGGETRVNVDDARKALRNSRLDLDTVDSEQKASIEDARTSLKTAKLELATLQEDLALIKDEITSPVDGVITEMTADENYRVNTETTLFKVSDSTNMRVEVNLSDNEVKNIQVGQRVEITSDSLPDGEKIEGSVLQISGVAEKSSSLDESNTTVKIQINETKGLKPGATITATIFYKESKNVPRLPYSSVINENGKYYAFVVGKGNKVSKREIKVGMNDDTFYAVESGISVGERVITVADERLKDGQKIKIADPSKQKVAPNGVMFKEEKQSRKGGGPGGPPPR, translated from the coding sequence GTGGAAATAAATACAGAATTTTCTGAAATAGCTAAAACTATTGAATCAAAGAGGAAAGAGTCAAAAAATAAAAATTATTTTTATAAATTTATGACAATATTTGCTGTAATATTATTTGCTACAGTTTCATGTGGAAAAAAAGAAGCTGAGTCTGAATATGAAGTGACAACTGTTGATAGGGGAGATATTTCGTTATCAGTTTCAAAGAATGGACAAGTTGTGTCAGATAATGCGGTTTCAGTATTTACAACTTCAAGTCAAAGAGTAAACAAAGTGTTCTTTAAAAAAGGAGATAATGTGAAAAAAGGTGATGTAGTGCTGACATTTTATCCAGTTGATAAAAATGAAACTTTGAGAAAAATACAAATGAAAACTTTGGAAATTCAAAAATATGAAAGAAATATAGCTGATGCTCAAGGTTCACTTAGAAGAAAAAAAGAGTCGAAAAGTTTAGAAATTCAACAAAAATCAAGAGATTTGCATAACGCAGAAGAGCTATATAAAGTTGGTGGGGAAACAAGGGTAAATGTAGATGATGCAAGAAAGGCTCTAAGAAATTCAAGACTAGATTTGGATACAGTTGACAGTGAGCAGAAGGCGAGTATTGAAGATGCAAGAACATCATTAAAAACAGCAAAATTAGAATTGGCAACATTACAAGAAGATCTGGCACTTATAAAAGATGAAATAACAAGTCCAGTTGATGGTGTTATTACAGAAATGACTGCAGATGAAAATTATCGTGTAAATACTGAAACGACTTTATTTAAAGTATCGGATTCAACAAACATGAGGGTAGAGGTAAATCTTTCAGACAATGAGGTAAAAAATATTCAAGTTGGGCAAAGAGTTGAGATTACTTCAGATTCATTGCCGGACGGAGAGAAAATAGAAGGCTCTGTTTTGCAAATTTCTGGAGTGGCTGAAAAGAGTTCGTCTCTTGATGAAAGTAACACTACTGTAAAAATTCAGATAAATGAAACTAAGGGATTGAAGCCTGGTGCTACGATAACAGCGACTATTTTTTACAAAGAAAGTAAAAATGTACCAAGACTTCCATATAGTTCAGTTATAAATGAAAATGGTAAATATTATGCTTTTGTTGTAGGAAAAGGTAATAAAGTTTCAAAAAGAGAAATTAAAGTTGGAATGAATGATGATACATTTTATGCTGTGGAATCTGGTATATCAGTGGGAGAAAGAGTAATCACTGTTGCGGATGAAAGATTGAAAGATGGACAAAAA